From Bacteroidales bacterium, a single genomic window includes:
- a CDS encoding YdcF family protein codes for MFFYISKILSFLLNPFMWIAILLFVSLFSKNQTQKKRSFILALLLLIIFSNTFIFNKVMYWWEEPAVNQNRITQPYDVGIVLGGGIAVNDPEMSRINFRSSTDRFLQTLSLYKLKKIKKILLVGGDARLFKNDEKEAETLKKYMLLIGIPDSDIIIETNSVNTYQNAVYTKKILVDKFPKGKYLLITSGYHIKRAMACFEKAGVKVFPYSVDRRSGKTSYDIDLLLIPSVETLCSWNGLFHEWLGYFSYLIMGYV; via the coding sequence ATGTTTTTTTACATTTCAAAAATATTATCATTTCTCTTAAATCCATTTATGTGGATAGCGATTCTGCTTTTTGTTTCTTTATTTTCCAAAAATCAAACACAAAAAAAACGTTCTTTTATATTGGCTCTGCTTCTGCTGATTATTTTTTCCAATACTTTTATTTTCAACAAAGTCATGTATTGGTGGGAAGAACCTGCCGTAAATCAAAATAGAATCACACAGCCGTATGATGTAGGAATTGTTCTCGGCGGCGGAATTGCCGTGAACGACCCCGAAATGAGCCGCATAAATTTCAGGAGCAGTACCGACAGGTTTTTGCAGACATTATCTCTTTATAAATTAAAAAAAATAAAAAAGATTTTACTTGTCGGCGGTGATGCACGACTTTTTAAAAACGATGAAAAAGAGGCGGAAACATTAAAAAAATACATGCTCTTAATAGGTATTCCCGACTCCGATATTATTATTGAAACAAATTCCGTGAACACATATCAGAATGCTGTTTACACAAAAAAAATTCTTGTCGATAAATTCCCTAAAGGAAAATACCTTCTTATAACCTCGGGTTACCATATAAAAAGAGCAATGGCTTGCTTTGAAAAAGCAGGCGTAAAGGTATTTCCATACAGCGTTGACCGCCGCTCCGGTAAAACCAGCTACGATATTGATTTGCTCCTTATTCCAAGTGTCGAAACCCTGTGTTCATGGAATGGCTTGTTTCATGAATGGCTCGGATACTTCAGTTATTTAATAATGGGATATGTTTAA